The following proteins are encoded in a genomic region of Drosophila bipectinata strain 14024-0381.07 chromosome XL, DbipHiC1v2, whole genome shotgun sequence:
- the dor gene encoding vacuolar protein sorting-associated protein 18 homolog codes for MAHATPKEPTFLPRVDRPPKQSKPQAASGNPFVATSSGNPFEDDEEEEPQGIFSKHKMLLRIPTKANGEMLHLTVSKNWLFCIMNNAERTTLLRFFLPRAIPPGEAALDKYLSGTGYKITRIFLDPTGHHLIVSLVPKSAGSGVSPDFLYVHCTQTAQAQTLKVRRIEKFKDHEITAVAFNPFNGNDNTTGSILLGTSRGLIFETELSPAGEGSIPKKQVYDLGLGRLKYPITGLRLLRASIGRQYMVVVTSPECIYAFKETLRVDERSLNPIFANYVSGVQEPHCEERKTDLTYSQLRFYATPQSKYPKQWAWLCGVGIRVGELAVEDTSGATLVGDTLISLDFDKKTYLSYEERRLNIPKAFVLTEFHAVLLYADHIRAICLLNQELVYKESFDEAEVGRPLNIERDELTGSIYVYTTKALFNLKVTNEERNIWHIYLEKGQYERAMASAAGNLEHLQVVLERRAEAAFEEGSHEVAANFYAETDHPFEEVCLKFMVLPDKRPIINYVRKRLQKLTTGKPLDLASVDEDHGNAVKAMVLWLIDLYLIQINMPDQEAERRQAWQTEYDEFMADPHVLAFTLNNSAEAQQLIAQHADPTNMAKFAIAIGDYEQVVTQQLKAENYTEALQTLAQQRKPQLFYKYTPLLMAQLPKPTVDTLMAQGSRLELEKLVPAMVVIETKEQREQTMRYLEFAIYQLNTTYDAVHNILLHLYAEHQPKQLMKYLEIQGRDETLVHYNIQYALKVCTDLDVKEACVFLQCLLNMWDSAVALALTFDIKLAKETANRPTDAQLKRRLWLRIAYHDIKDTDDVKKALNLLKECDLLRIEDLLPFFADFEKIDNFKDPICEALEKYNKSIQELRHEMDETQKQSDRVQKELQKLREHKILITTEDNCSLCHMMALAKPFFAFMCGHKFHNDCLEKQVVPLLTKERSRELTALKHQLEAEIQSQQSLGAVSKQQAMELERKRMKIRTQIEDILAADCLFCGLYIEIVDQPLVDDWDQVNVEWE; via the exons ATGGCGCATGCAACGCCCAAGGAACCCACATTCCTGCCCCGCGTCGACCGGCCGCCAAAGCAGAGCAAACCACAGGCCGCCTCCGGTAATCCATTTGTGGCCACCTCCTCCGGTAACCCCTTCGAAgatgacgaggaggaggagccccAGGGAATCTTCAGCAAGCACAAGATGCTGCTCCGCATCCCCACCAAGGCCAACGGGGAGATGTTGCACCTGACCGTCTCCAAGAATTGGTTATTCTGCATCATGAACAACGCGGAGAGGACGACCCTGCTGAGATTCTTCTTGCCCAGAGCCATTCCACCGGGCG AGGCTGCCCTGGACAAGTATCTCTCCGGCACCGGCTACAAGATCACCCGCATTTTCCTTGACCCCACGGGACACCATCTGATCGTGTCTCTGGTACCGAAATCAGCCGGTTCTGGTGTCTCACCAGATTTCCTGTATGTCCACTGTACCCAAACGGCGCAAGCCCAGACCCTGAAGGTCCGCCGCATCGAGAAGTTCAAGGATCACGAGATAACAGCCGTGGCCTTTAATCCGTTTAATGGTAATGACAACACCACGGGTTCCATACTCCTGGGCACCAGTCGGGGACTGATCTTTGAAACCGAACTGAGTCCTGCCGGGGAGGGAAGCATACCAAAGAAACAGGTCTATGATTTGGGACTGGGACGCCTGAAATATCCCATCACAGGTCTGAGGCTCTTGCGTGCATCCATCGGCAGGCAGTATATGGTGGTGGTCACCAGTCCCGAGTGCATATACGCGTTCAAGGAGACCCTGCGGGTGGACGAGCGTTCCCTGAATCCCATTTTCGCCAACTATGTAAGCGGCGTCCAGGAGCCGCACTGTGAGGAACGGAAAACGGATCTGACCTACTCTCAGCTTAGGTTCTACGCCACGCCCCAGAGCAAGTATCCCAAGCAGTGGGCGTGGCTGTGCGGAGTTGGGATACGAGTGGGTGAGCTGGCCGTGGAGGACACTAGTGGCGCCACGCTGGTGGGCGACACCCTAATCTCCCTCGACTTTGACAAGAAAACCTACCTCTCCTACGAGGAGCGACGACTGAATATTCCGAAGGCCTTTGTCCTCACCGAGTTCCATGCCGTGCTCCTCTATGCGGACCACATCCGGGCCATCTGCTTGCTGAACCAGGAGCTGGTCTACAAGGAGTCCTTCGACGAGGCGGAGGTGGGCAGGCCCCTGAACATCGAACGGGACGAGCTAACGGGCTCCATATACGTCTACACCACCAAGGCGCTCTTCAATCTCAAGGTGACCAACGAGGAGAGGAACATCTGGCACATCTACCTCGAGAAGGGACAGTACGAGCGGGCCATGGCCTCGGCGGCTGGGAATCTGGAGCATCTGCAAGTAGTCCTCGAGCGAAGGGCGGAGGCTGCCTTTGAAGAGGGCTCCCACGAGGTGGCCGCCAACTTTTACGCCGAAACGGATCATCCCTTCGAGGAGGTGTGCCTCAAGTTCATGGTTCTACCCGACAAGCGGCCCATCATCAACTACGTGAGGAAGCGTCTACAGAAGCTGACCACCGGCAAGCCCCTGGATTTGGCCAGCGTTGACGAAGACCATGGGAATGCTGTCAAGGCCATGGTGCTGTGGCTCATCGATCTCTATCTGATCCAGATCAATATGCCCGACCAGGAAGCGGAAAGGCGGCAGGCGTGGCAGACGGAGTACGACGAGTTCATGGCGGATCCGCACGTCCTGGCCTTCACCCTGAACAACAGTGCCGAGGCCCAGCAGCTGATTGCCCAGCACGCCGATCCCACCAACATGGCCAAGTTTGCCATCGCCATCGGAGACTACGAGCAGGTGGTCACCCAGCAGCTGAAAGCCGAGAACTACACCGAAGCGCTGCAGACCCTGGCCCAGCAAAGGAAGCCCCAGCTCTTCTACAAATACACTCCCCTGCTGATGGCCCAGTTGCCCAAGCCCACAGTGGACACGCTGATGGCGCAAGGATCTCGCCTGGAGCTGGAGAAGCTAGTGCCGGCAATGGTGGTCATCGAGACGAAGGAGCAGCGAGAGCAGACGATGCGCTATCTGGAGTTTGCCATCTACcagctgaacaccacctacgaTGCCGTGCACAACATCCTCCTGCACCTGTACGCGGAGCACCAGCCCAAGCAGCTGATGAAGTACCTGGAGATTCAGGGTCGCGACGAAACCCTCGTCCACTACAACATCCAGTACGCCCTCAAAGTATGCACGGATCTGGATGTGAAGGAGGCGTGTGTCTTTCTGCAGTGTCTCCTCAATATGTGGGATTCGGCGGTGGCCCTGGCCCTGACATTCGACATTAAGCTGGCCAAGGAGACGGCCAACCGGCCAACAGATGCCCAGCTTAAGAGGCGACTGTGGTTGAGGATAG CTTACCACGACATCAAGGACACCGATGACGTCAAGAAGGCCTTGAATCTTCTCAAGGAATGCGATCTGTTGCGGATCGAGGATCTGTTGCCATTCTTTGCCGACTTTGAGAAGATCGACAACTTCAAGGATCCCATTTGTGAGGCATTGGAG AAATACAACAAAAGTATTCAGGAACTGCGCCATGAAATGGACGAAACCCAGAAGCAATCCGATCGCGTCCAAAAGGAACTCCAGAAGCTGCGGGAACACAAGATTCTGATTACCACCGAGGACAACTGTTCCCTCTGCCACATGATGGCGCTGGCCAAACCGTTCTTTGCCTTTATGTGTGGCCACAAGTTCCACAACGATTGCCTGGAGAAGCAAGTGGTGCCGCTGTTAACCAAGGAACGTAGTCGTGAACTGACCGCCCTGAAGCACCAACTGGAGGCGGAGATTCAGTCCCAGCAGTCACTCGGTGCCGTCTCCAAGCAACAGGCTATGGAATTGGAACGTAAACGCATGAAGATTAGAACCCAAATCGAAGATATCCTGGCGGCCGATTGCTTGTTCTGTGGCCTTTACATTGAAATCGTGGACCAGCCGCTGGTGGACGATTGGGATCAGGTCAATGTCGAGTGGGAATAG